In one window of Eretmochelys imbricata isolate rEreImb1 chromosome 21, rEreImb1.hap1, whole genome shotgun sequence DNA:
- the BCAS2 gene encoding pre-mRNA-splicing factor SPF27: MSGPGPVAGEVAVDALPYFDQGYEAPGVREAAAALVEEETRRYRPTKNYLSYLPTPDYSAFETEIMRNEFERLAARQPIELLSMKRYELPAPSSGQKNDITAWQECVNNSMAQLEHQAVRIENLELMSQHGCNAWKVYNEHLVHMIEQAQKELQKLRKNIQDLNWQRKNMQLTAGSKLREMESTWVSLVSKNYEIERTIVQLENEILQIKQQHGEANKENIEQEF; this comes from the exons ATGTCGGGGCCGGGGCCGGTGGCCGGGGAGGTAGCGGTAGATGCGCTACCCTACTTCGACCAGGGCTATGAGGCGCCGGGCGTACGGGAGGCG GCTGCGGCCCTGGTGGAGGAGGAGACGCGACGCTACCGGCCCACTAAGAATTATCTCAGCTACCTGCCCACGCCTGACTACAGTGCCTTTGAG ACGGAAATTATGCGGAATGAGTTTGAGCGCCTGGCAGCTCGGCAGCCCATAGAGCTCCTCAGCATGAAACG GTATGAGCTGCCTGCTCCCTCCTCTGGTCAGAAGAATGATATCACAGCATGGCAAGAATGTGTTAATAACTCAATGGCTCAGCTGGAGCATCAGGCTGTTCGGATTGAGAATCTGGAGTTAATGTCTCAGCATGGCTGCAATGCTTGGAAAGTGTATAACGA ACACCTGGTTCATATGATTGAACAAGCGCAGAAAGAACTACAGAaattgag GAAAAACATTCAAGATCTCAACTGGCAGCGAAAGAACATGCAGCTTACAGCTGGGTCTAAGTTACGAGAGATGGAGTCAAC GTGGGTGTCTCTGGTCAGTAAAAACTATGAGATTGAGCGAACGATTGTGCAACTAGAAAACGAAATCTTACAAATTAAACAGCAGCATGGGGAGGCCAACAAGGAGAACATCGAGCAAGAGTTCTGA